A single window of Vibrio sp. SCSIO 43137 DNA harbors:
- a CDS encoding DUF6036 family nucleotidyltransferase has protein sequence MQPLYTKTPLAEAIFELFADLEQLIREKDESLTAGSVKAYVFGGCAIHIYTNARGSNDLDAELEATKKLDIQSLIMDLDPIYFEDPETGESTLDWDPNFNVGLPSLAPEYKENSIPLLTGESILHVYLVSAVDIAVSKLSRLAKDDMKDILSLYKAGRFSLEEFKATAQDAVDYSATPESLQNQVDFAIKTLEAAD, from the coding sequence ATGCAGCCACTTTATACAAAAACGCCACTGGCCGAGGCCATTTTTGAGCTGTTTGCCGATTTAGAACAGCTTATCCGGGAAAAGGATGAGTCATTAACAGCAGGTTCGGTGAAAGCCTATGTCTTTGGTGGTTGTGCTATCCATATCTATACTAATGCCCGCGGAAGTAATGACTTGGATGCAGAGCTGGAAGCTACGAAAAAGCTCGATATTCAAAGCTTGATTATGGATTTAGACCCTATCTATTTTGAAGATCCTGAAACAGGGGAGTCTACACTGGATTGGGATCCAAACTTTAACGTTGGGCTGCCTTCACTTGCACCGGAATATAAAGAGAACAGTATTCCACTGCTCACTGGCGAGAGTATTTTGCATGTGTATCTGGTCAGCGCTGTTGATATTGCGGTTTCAAAGTTATCCCGTCTTGCTAAAGATGATATGAAAGATATCCTATCACTGTATAAGGCTGGGCGTTTCAGCTTAGAAGAGTTTAAGGCTACTGCTCAAGATGCTGTAGACTACAGTGCAACCCCGGAAAGTTTACAAAATCAGGTAGATTTTGCTATAAAGACTTTAGAAGCCGCAGACTAA
- a CDS encoding DUF2750 domain-containing protein — protein MSKLTSDIEQNLELFISQTKETQVVWGLRNEEEDWLACDSSEFENSEVMPFWSSREDAEIHNVEEWQEFEVCEIPLDVFVEDWLITLSEDGVLVGTNWNAELEGKEIEPTDLAKLYL, from the coding sequence ATGAGCAAGTTAACTTCCGATATTGAACAGAATTTGGAACTATTTATCAGCCAGACTAAAGAGACTCAGGTTGTCTGGGGGCTAAGAAATGAAGAAGAAGACTGGCTGGCCTGTGACTCTTCTGAGTTTGAAAACAGTGAAGTTATGCCATTCTGGTCCAGCCGTGAAGACGCTGAAATACACAACGTTGAAGAGTGGCAGGAGTTTGAGGTATGCGAAATCCCTCTGGATGTTTTTGTTGAAGACTGGCTGATTACCCTGTCTGAAGACGGTGTACTGGTGGGTACTAACTGGAATGCCGAGCTTGAAGGAAAAGAAATTGAGCCGACCGATCTGGCCAAGCTATATCTATAA
- the queC gene encoding 7-cyano-7-deazaguanine synthase QueC: protein MKKAVVVFSGGQDSTTCLVKAIKEYDEVHAITFDYGQRHKQEIEVARELAESLKIKAHKVMDVGLLNELAISSLTRDDIAVSHELNEKGLPNSFVPGRNILFLTLAGIYAYQVGAETLITGVCETDFSGYPDCRDEFVKSMNDALAKGMDYKLSIETPLMWLNKAQTWALADKYQALELVRDNTLTCYNGIIGDGCGDCPSCLLRKNGLDEYLADKQAIMESISG from the coding sequence ATGAAAAAAGCAGTTGTTGTATTTAGTGGTGGTCAGGATTCTACAACTTGTCTGGTAAAGGCAATCAAAGAGTATGATGAGGTACACGCTATTACATTCGATTATGGGCAGAGGCATAAGCAGGAGATAGAAGTGGCCAGAGAGCTGGCTGAATCCCTGAAAATTAAAGCACATAAGGTAATGGATGTAGGCTTGCTGAATGAGCTGGCCATTAGCTCGTTAACCCGTGATGATATTGCCGTTTCTCATGAGCTTAATGAAAAAGGGCTGCCGAATTCTTTTGTACCGGGACGAAATATCCTGTTTCTGACGCTGGCGGGGATCTACGCTTATCAGGTCGGGGCTGAAACTCTGATCACTGGTGTATGTGAAACTGACTTTTCTGGTTACCCAGATTGCCGTGATGAGTTTGTAAAGTCGATGAACGACGCCCTTGCGAAGGGGATGGATTACAAACTAAGTATAGAGACGCCGCTAATGTGGCTTAACAAAGCTCAGACATGGGCATTGGCGGATAAGTATCAGGCTCTGGAGTTAGTAAGAGATAACACTCTTACTTGCTACAACGGAATAATTGGTGACGGATGTGGAGATTGTCCTTCGTGCCTGCTGAGAAAGAACGGACTGGATGAGTATCTGGCCGATAAACAAGCCATTATGGAATCCATTTCAGGCTAA
- a CDS encoding Cof-type HAD-IIB family hydrolase, which yields MYKLIALDMDGTLLSSDKTISRRNREAIASAQAKGVTVVLASGRPPQGMKPIAQQLNMTSENDFIVCYNGSMVFRASDDKIIRENLIRGRDAKKTSQLAKRLNVHHHAFSKTKGLITPENNPYTGHEATVNGVEINEYDFTQLEDDEVIIKTMFADSEQVLDKVIAKIPQEFSEKYTLVRSASIFVEFLHKQSNKGLAVESIAKHMGISSEQVICMGDAQNDHHMIEFAGLGVAMGNACEETKRRADIITDTNDNSGVAQIIEKFVLS from the coding sequence ATGTACAAGTTAATTGCTCTGGATATGGACGGCACGCTGTTAAGCAGCGATAAAACTATTTCCCGGAGAAATAGAGAAGCCATTGCTTCAGCACAAGCTAAAGGGGTAACCGTGGTTTTGGCCTCCGGGCGTCCGCCACAAGGAATGAAACCGATAGCACAGCAGCTTAATATGACCTCAGAGAATGACTTTATTGTCTGCTACAACGGTTCTATGGTTTTTCGTGCCTCAGACGACAAGATAATTCGTGAAAATCTTATCCGCGGAAGAGACGCGAAAAAGACTTCTCAGCTGGCAAAACGTCTTAACGTTCACCACCACGCCTTCAGTAAAACTAAAGGTTTAATCACCCCGGAAAATAACCCTTATACCGGCCATGAAGCGACGGTGAATGGGGTGGAAATCAATGAGTATGATTTCACCCAGCTTGAAGACGATGAAGTGATTATTAAAACTATGTTTGCTGACTCTGAGCAGGTACTGGATAAAGTAATAGCTAAAATTCCTCAGGAATTTAGTGAAAAATACACACTAGTAAGAAGTGCCTCTATCTTTGTCGAGTTTCTGCACAAGCAGAGTAATAAAGGATTGGCCGTTGAGAGTATTGCTAAGCATATGGGTATTAGTTCTGAACAGGTTATCTGTATGGGTGATGCACAAAACGATCATCATATGATCGAATTTGCCGGGCTAGGTGTCGCTATGGGTAATGCCTGTGAGGAGACAAAGCGCAGAGCCGATATTATTACAGACACTAACGATAATTCAGGCGTAGCTCAGATCATCGAGAAGTTTGTTCTGAGCTAG
- a CDS encoding NUDIX domain-containing protein, which produces MKLLATLFLLLVLSLPNVHAGDKPVRGALCLIRADHQLLLVQEVMTNKLSLPGGTIEKGEPPELAAERETWEETGLKVSADRLLGMTDSAYVFNCALQEQLTAYQYQDASHYRTVPLWAFPHYGVEVRRVLLVAPEFVQAAQYRYPQQWNGIVKDFFKATEQTARYIENLTHQASTIEQKQLYFLAQLQSLIDKSFTDNQILWLQIADSLSGIAVFSLIIAITLQFFGFAFTLRLMLICSVSVGFVVVSRSYFALARPFEYLPSVRLGNSFGFSVPDLTVVIAVVISLLVLKRVSPNKGSGQGMVAARSCKFLLFAVFATYGVLQFSLGNQFISGMLISLLVGYLIVTIFSFAGQRLLKGSEYQSNPLLWVFIASFSAAFTYHSYNVEMAYICLSALTLAILLYATKSPRVVHFSLSRAFTASVLIIALHLAVNSVTKMVSYSGFYSSLAELSYAPLLTYLIWLILVRKPSSEQTSR; this is translated from the coding sequence ATGAAGCTGTTGGCTACGCTGTTTCTGTTGCTTGTTCTCTCTTTACCAAACGTGCACGCCGGCGATAAACCCGTCAGAGGCGCTTTGTGTCTGATACGTGCTGATCATCAGCTGCTTCTGGTACAAGAAGTGATGACCAATAAGCTCTCTCTTCCCGGTGGAACTATAGAGAAGGGTGAGCCGCCGGAGTTGGCAGCCGAACGGGAAACCTGGGAAGAGACAGGTTTAAAAGTCTCGGCCGACAGGCTACTGGGAATGACAGATAGTGCTTATGTGTTTAACTGTGCGCTGCAAGAGCAACTCACCGCTTATCAATATCAGGATGCATCCCATTACAGAACCGTTCCTTTATGGGCATTTCCTCACTATGGCGTCGAGGTTCGCAGGGTACTTCTGGTCGCGCCGGAGTTTGTTCAGGCCGCACAGTACCGCTATCCGCAGCAGTGGAATGGGATAGTTAAGGATTTCTTTAAGGCAACAGAGCAAACAGCCAGATATATCGAAAACCTGACACATCAGGCTTCAACTATTGAACAAAAGCAGCTCTATTTTTTAGCTCAGTTACAGTCGCTGATTGATAAAAGCTTTACAGATAACCAGATACTTTGGCTGCAAATAGCTGACTCTCTATCCGGCATTGCTGTTTTCAGTCTGATTATAGCCATCACGTTACAGTTTTTTGGCTTTGCTTTTACACTCAGGCTTATGTTGATCTGCTCTGTTTCCGTCGGGTTTGTCGTAGTTAGCCGAAGTTACTTCGCACTCGCAAGACCGTTTGAGTATCTGCCTTCAGTACGCCTTGGTAATAGTTTCGGCTTTTCAGTTCCGGATTTAACCGTTGTTATCGCGGTTGTGATTAGTTTGCTGGTGCTAAAAAGAGTGTCACCAAACAAAGGCTCAGGGCAGGGGATGGTTGCGGCCAGAAGTTGTAAATTTCTGCTGTTTGCTGTTTTTGCTACTTATGGGGTGTTGCAGTTCAGTCTGGGTAATCAGTTTATTAGCGGAATGCTGATTAGCCTGCTGGTTGGCTACCTGATAGTAACCATTTTCAGTTTTGCCGGGCAAAGGTTGCTGAAAGGCAGTGAGTACCAGAGCAATCCTCTGCTATGGGTATTTATAGCCTCGTTCTCTGCGGCCTTCACTTATCACTCTTACAACGTAGAGATGGCTTATATATGCTTGTCTGCATTAACTCTCGCCATCTTACTTTATGCGACAAAATCGCCCCGTGTAGTGCACTTTTCTCTGTCCCGGGCGTTTACTGCTTCAGTTTTGATAATTGCTCTCCATCTGGCAGTAAATAGTGTCACAAAGATGGTTTCATACAGTGGTTTTTATAGCTCATTAGCAGAGTTGAGCTATGCACCTCTGCTAACTTACCTGATTTGGTTAATCCTTGTCAGAAAACCTAGCTCAGAACAAACTTCTCGATGA
- a CDS encoding GNAT family N-acetyltransferase: MTLSSVQIRMAGYDDLEFLNRLMYQLHEHHHIAQPDHIKTAAEIEEEKSITRYLDNPDCFVYVAVEQGVIVGFITGQFCELISQISKPVPMGTVDELYVIESHRNNKVAGKLIEKLEQMFSDLGVKRMFVEVWNFNQPAIALYKKQGFSHHIHWLCKELG, encoded by the coding sequence ATGACTTTGTCTTCAGTTCAAATCCGTATGGCCGGCTATGATGATCTTGAATTTCTCAACCGCCTTATGTATCAGCTTCATGAACATCACCATATTGCTCAGCCAGACCATATTAAGACGGCGGCTGAAATAGAAGAAGAAAAAAGCATCACCCGTTATCTGGATAACCCCGACTGCTTTGTCTACGTTGCTGTAGAGCAAGGCGTCATAGTCGGTTTTATTACCGGCCAGTTTTGTGAGTTGATCTCTCAGATAAGTAAGCCTGTTCCCATGGGAACGGTAGATGAACTTTACGTTATTGAAAGCCATAGAAACAACAAAGTAGCTGGCAAATTGATTGAGAAACTGGAACAGATGTTTAGCGACTTAGGCGTGAAGAGAATGTTTGTTGAAGTATGGAATTTCAACCAGCCGGCAATCGCACTGTATAAGAAGCAGGGCTTTTCTCATCATATCCACTGGCTCTGTAAGGAGCTTGGATGA